A region of the Diceros bicornis minor isolate mBicDic1 chromosome 30, mDicBic1.mat.cur, whole genome shotgun sequence genome:
AGCTCATCAGCGTGGGCGACATGATCGAGGCCATCAACGGGCAGAGCCTGTTGGGCTGCCGGCACTACGAGGTGGCCCGGCTCCTCAAGGAGCTGCCCCGGGGCCGCACCTTCACGCTGAAGCTCACGGAGCCCCGCAAGGCCTTTGGTGAGGGGCTGCCCCCTGGACCGCCATGATCGCTCTGCTCACTTGGGTCCAGGCTGCAGTGCCAGGGGCCACCAGCAGGTGGCGCCCAAGCCCAGCCGGCCGCAGTGGAAAGGGGGGGCAGCCCCGCCCTGCCCTGCGGAGGCAGTGCTGGCTGCCCGCCCAGCTGGGAGGAGGACGGGGGCAAGGAGGAAGTTGCCCCCACATCCAGCTTCCAGGAGACATTAGCTCAGCCAAGTGCCCCCAACCCTGGCCCGCCCCCCCAGCCCTGAGAAGCCAGGCTTGGCTGCCCTGTGCCAGCACCCCGACTTTTCCTTCTGGCTTCACTAACCCTCAGGAATGGGCCTGAGGCCCCTGGGTGGGCGTGGAGGACTTACACACTTCCCCAGGCAGGTGGGGCTGGTCCACGGCCCAGCAGCTGTACCCCCTTGGCCATGGGGAGAACAGCAGAGACCCAGGCCCCACACCCATCCTTCAGGAGCTGGGAGCAGAAGTGGTCTCTCCAGCCTTCCCTCCAGCCTTTTCCATTCCCAGCCCCTGGCTGCCCCTCCCACACCTGTGCCAACCCCGAGTCAGGACTGCTGCCCTCCTGGGGTCACCTCAGCCCACAGCTTCCCCGGAGTTTGCAGAAGCTTGGAGAAGGTGGGAGGTgtctgaggctgggatgcctgggTTGCTGCCCAGAGTGTGCTGGAACTGTGCTTCCCTGACCTGCCCCCCACAGACATGATCAGCGCCCGCTCCGGGGGTGGCCGCCCTGGCGCCGGCCCCCAGCTGGGCACTGGCCGAGGGACCCTCCGGCTCCGGTCCCGGGGCCCTGCCACTGTAGAGGATCTGGTGAGTGTTCCCGCCAGGCCACAGCCCCACTCCCTGCACCTTCAGAGGTGGCAGTGTCATGCGTTAGCTGAGGGGCTCTGGGCGCTGGACTCAGAtctgcctctgccacctcccagctctgGAACCTCTCTTGGGCAagcgggcctcagtttccttgtctgtaaaacggggataataatACTGACACCTTCAGAGTTGTGAGGATGAAGCACAGATTAATATAAGTAACATGGTCAGAGTTGCCCCTGCACTTAGTAAGCACACTGACAGTTATGTTCACGTTAGCGTGATGTCGCTGTCTCCTCCTTCAGCCTTCAGCCTTTGAGGAGAAGGCGATAGAGAAGGTAGATGATCTGCTGGAGAGTTACATGGGCATCAGAGACACGGAGTTGGGTGAGTAGGGGGTGCTGGGGTTTGAGGATAGGTGGGGGTCTGGGGGAGGGGTTTCTAGGTCCTGTAGGGCTGGGTCTGCGCTGAGCACCCCTGCTATTTGTGCCTCCACTCTGCTTCTCGCCAGCGGCTACAATGGTAGAGCTTGGAAAGGACAAAAGGAACCCGGACGAGCTGGCTGAGGCCCTGGATGAACGGCTTGGGGACTTCGCCTTTCCTGACGAGTTCGTCTTTGACGTCTGGGGGGCCATTGGGGATGCCAAGGTCGGCCGCTACTAGGCCTCCCACGGACCTCACGATGACCTGGGCCTGTCCTGGTGGGAGCCCCCAGGGGGACACCACAGCAGCTGTCTTGGGCCTGGCTCAGCAGCCGGAGGACGGTGCGGAGTGGAGGTGGGGCCGGGCCCCTGCCCCACTCCAATCGGTACCACCCCCTCCCCGGTCCCCAGCCCCCCTGCTCTGTTCCCCACCTACCTCAGCTGGGTCAGGCTCGGGGAGGGACCGGCCAGATTGGgcggccgcccccgcccccaacaCTTTCCGCATCAGCTGCCAAACTGGTCCCTCTGTCTCCCTGGGGCCTCGGGTTCTGTTTGGGGGTTGTGACCTCCCCAGTTTCCTGATGCAGGGAATGCAGAAGGGGGGTGTCCCCCTCAACAAATGCAATAATACCCTCCCCGCCGAGAGGAGCCCCCTGCCGTGGAGTCTGTTACCTCCACGTTTGGAACACGAGTCCGCTGTGAACACCCCGACCTCCCCGCACCCTGGCTCCCTCAGCCCGGCCCGGGGGGACGGGGCGGGAGGGACGATGGCGGTGGGCTTTTGTATCTGAATTTCTTGTCTGGAACGTAAAGAATCTCTCTGCTCTTGGACCTGTGTGGTGGCTTTGGGGTGTGGGAGAGGGGGTGGGCCGGCGCTGGGAAGGACTGTAGCAGCTGAAATCCATCCTCCCTGGCTCCAAATTGAATTAGGAGCCGGCCCGGCCGCCTGCCCCCTCCCACCCGTTCCGCCTGATGCGGCTCCTGGCCGCGGGCCACCCGTCTTCCAGGCAAGGCCGGAGCTTGTTGGCGTCCTGAGGGCCCGAGTGTTGCTTCTAGAGCGAGGCCTCCTCCACCCCAGCCTGGTGTGAACAGTGGGCACGAGGCTGTCGGCGATGACAACccagggctgggaggcagggagaaagACAGACGGGGGGGCCTCCGCCCTGCCCTGCGGGGTGAGTGCTGCCGGGGAGGAGCCCCACCCCGAGGCTGGGGCAGCATCTCCAGGCGGCCCCCGCCCCAGCTGCCTGTGGATGTGCGGGGTCTGTGGGCGGCCGTGGCTGGATATAAACCCAGCATGCTTGTTTTGACAACTCACTTCATCCTTGAAGATTGAGGGGGAATCGGGGAGGGGCGCAGGACCCTGGCCAGACCTGGAGGGAAGAGCGAGGATTGGAGCGAGGGAAGCCAGGCCAGAGGTCCCTACAGGAATGTTCGGGGTGAGCCGAGAGCGGAGACGGAGCCCGGCCCGCTCCCCATCTCCCCCGGGCGGGCAGTGGGCCCCGGGGAGGGGGAGGACAGCTAGGCAGGGGGTGCGAGAGGCCTTCGGGGTGTTCgcggggcggggcagggcagCCGCTGTCAGGGCCCCGATGGCACCCTGGGTACCTGTGGGCGCTGTGTCTGTGCTCATGGACAGCGGGGTTGCACAGGGGTGTGGCGGTGCTGAGTGGGTAGGACTGTGTCAGTGTGTTGGGGGTTGGTGGCCGTGTGGAGGGCTGTAACCTGTGTGTGTCGAGGGAACGGGATGTGATGGCCGTCTTTGTGGTCCAAGGTGTCTGTGGGTGCCACTGGCAGTGCCCTGTGTGGGGTGTAGCTGTGTGAGGGTCTCGGTGCCCAGGGCCGTGAGCGTGTCTCTGGGTGTTCCTGTGTCTAGGGGAGTGACGTGACCAGCTAGATCTCGGGGTGTCAGGAGGGTGCCACTCCTGTTTCTCAGGTATTTGCAGGGTACCTGTGGGGCCTGTCTTGGACAATTGGGGGGTGTCTCCTGGTGATACGGAGTGTGGCTGGGGGCTGTCCCAGCGGCAAGGATTGTCTCGGGGTGCCAGGTGAGGCTGTCTTTCCCAGCGCCGAGGGTGTGACGATGGCTTTCTCGGGGCTGCATCGCCGGGTGTTGAGAGAAGCGGCCGTGTTAAGAATTGGGAACTGTGGGCATGTCGGGTGTTGGAGGTGACTGTCTCAGTTCAGAGGTGTGACGGTGGCTGACGCCAGGCTTGGAGGAACGTGGCTGCCACCGCGCTGGGGACAGGGTGCGATGGTGGCTGGTCTCAGAGTGTTAAGGGATAGGATTGTGTGTCTTTGGGCGTGACACTGTGTGCGCGCTCCTCAGGGTATGACTCTGCTTCTCAGAGCAAGAGGAGCGGCTGCGCTGTGTGTCCACAGGTGTGGCTGTCTCTGTGGCTTGGGGCGTGTGTGTCACAGATGTTGCTCCCCACATCCTAAAGCAAGATCCAGGAGTCCCTTGGACccggcctcctgcctcccctgcccCTTTGGGCCCCCCCTCCCCTCTCGAGGCGGGTATGACTCTCGGCCTGGCCTGGGCTTTAAGCCCCTGTGTAAATAGTGGGCGGATCTCCTGGCCAGGCTGCGCCTGCCCGGAGCTGGTCCATCCACAGCACTGCCCACCGCCACCCACCTGACATCCACCAAGGCTCTGGCAGGGCAAGGGGGCGCTGCCCCCCACCCCGCAGGGCTAGGCCCCCAACCTCGCAGCCCCTGTGGGGGCAGCCGAACCCCCTGCAGCCGCCCCCGCCTGCCCCGGGTGACGCTCACATTTTCCAGTGTTTAGATTTTATCCGCTTTATTAATGAGGCAGGCGAGAGGCCTGCGCCTGGGGGGAAGGGGGCTGCTCCCGCCTCGCCAGGGGGGAGGGGTCACGGGCACCAGGCCAACTCCCCGGTCAGGGGAGCTGGGGCCCAGAGGGACCCCTGCCCACTGCCAGGAGCACAGAGAGGGAGTCTGGCCACCTCAGGCCCCCTGCGGGCGTGCTGGGTGGAGCAGCCCCTGGAGGCCGGAGCGGGCggaggaggctgggagcagaGGAGCCgccccgggagggagggagggagggcgcggcctgcCCGAGAGCTCGGGCGCAGCAGGCGTAGGCGCAGCGGGCAGCAGGGGTCCAGCGGCAGGCGATGGGGACCCCGGGTCCCAGGCAGCGCCGGGTAAGAAGGCTGGGGCGAGGGTCTCCAGtggggaagaagggcacagaAAGATGGGGCCCGTGGCTACCTCAGTCTGTCCTGTTTTCCCTCTCAATGCCATCCGTCTGTCCCTGCCAGTCTTACCATCTGTCCATCCTTCCTAACCACCTGACCCAGCAGAGTTCTGCCTTCTCAGCCCTCACCACCAGGGCATCAAGGGTGGGTGGTCTTGGGTCGGCCTTGAGGCTTCGGGGCAGGGATGCGGGGCTGGCGGGAGTGGAACTATCGGGACCCTGGATGAGGCAGCTGTGGTCAGGGGTAGGGCCCGGTGAGAGACTGCAATGGAGCTCAGAGATGGGAGTGTGTGGGACAAGGATAGGGACAGGACTGTGGGGGCAGAGATGTGGCCATGGGCTAAAACAAGTGTGGTAGGGAGACGTGCCCAAGGTGGCAGAGGTGGGGCTGTGAACATGAAGGAGGGGGCTGAAGGTGACACGGCAATGGGCAGAGATGGGGCAGTGGGGTCAGGTGGGAACCTGGGATCAGAAATGGGTCAGGGGGTAGCAGATGGGGCCAGGGGCCAGAAATTTGCTGCGGTGTAAACATGGGAGGTGGGTGTCAGAGGTGGGTCCGAGAGGCCCAGAGGTGCGACAGAGACAGGGAGGGCTGGAGCTGGGGAGCCTGGTGGACAGAGAACGGGGCAGTGAGGGCAGACTGAGGCGGGGAGCAAGAGATGGGGAGgcgagaggcagaggaggaggagcgaTCAGGAACGGGCAGCCAGGGTCATTTGGCATTGCCATGGGCAGAGGGTCGACCGAAGAACGCCATGGGGTCAACCCGGTCCTGATGAGCCAAGAAGGGGCCACGGCTGGTCCCAGCCCGACGCACGGCAGGCGCTGTGCCCTGGGCAGCCTCACCtcgccctcctctcctctccccagccctgcgCCTGACATGAGCCCTTGCGGGCCCCTCAACCTGAGCCTGGCGGGAGAGGCGACCACGTGTGCGGGGCCCGGGGCCCCCAACGCCTCGGCCGGGCCGCCGTCGGGCCTGGCGGGCGCGTCGCCGGCGCTGCCCATCTTCTCCATGACGCTGGGCGCCGTGTCCAACGTGCTGGCGCTGGCGCTGCTGGCGCAGGCCTCGGGCCGCCTGCGGCGCCGCCGCTCGGCCGCCACCTTCCTGCTGTTCGTCGCCAGCCTGCTGGCCACCGACCTGGCGGGCCACGTGATCCCGGGCGCGCTGGTGCTGCGCCTGTACACGGCGGGGCGCTCGCCGGCCGGCGGCGCCTGCCACTTCCTGGGCGGCTGCATGGTCTTCTTCGGCCTGTGCCCGCTGCTGCTGGGCTGCGGCATGGCCGTGGAGCGCTGCGTGGGCGTCACGCGGCCGCTGCTGCACGCGGCGCGCGTCTCGGCGGCCCGCGCGCGCCTGGCGGTGGCCGGGCTGGCCGGCGTGGCCTTGGCCGTGGCGCTGCTGCCGCTGGCGCGCTTGGGCCGCTACGAGCTGCAGTACCCGGGCACGTGGTGCTTCATCGGCCTGGGCCCGGCAGGGGGCTGGCGCCAGGCGCTGCTCGCCGGCCTCTTCGCCGGCCTCGGCTTGGCCGCGCTGCTCGCCGCGCTCGTGTGCAACACGCTCAGCGGCCTGGCCCTCCTGCGCGCTCGCTGGCGCCGCCGCTCTCGACGGCGCCCCTCGGCCTCCAGCCCCGACAGCCGCCGTCACTGGGGGGCGCGTGGACCCCGCTCGGCCTCCGCCTCGTCCACCTCGTCCGTCGCTTCGGCCTCCGGCGGCTCCCTGGGCCGCGGCTCAGCGCGCAGAGCCCGCGCCCACGACGTGGAAATGGTGGGCCAGCTCGTGGGCATCATGGTGGTGTCGTGCATCTGCTGGAGCCCGCTGCTGGTGAGGGGCGCGCCCCTCCAACCatgctccttccctccctgaccctgCCCACCCTTTTTCCTCCTAACATATCTGGGTCTTCCGTCCCTTCCGCGACCAGGGCCCCGCCCCCTCGAGGCCCCGCCTGTCAAGATCCCGCCCTTTGCTCTCTCCCCGTGACGTCCCACCTCTCCTCCCTGGGGTCTTCGTAGTTCACCCCACCCATGCGAGCCTCCTCTCCAGCCACGTCCCTCTAGGCCCCGCTGCTTCATCCTCTAGTCCCcttccaccaccacctcccccgtttctcttctctcctccagtCCCCTGTCCTTCGGGATACCtgagacttccctcctttcttgcCCGAGCCCACGTCTGCTGAAGGCTTTAATTTCTAGCACGCTAAGGTCCCGCTTCCTCGCCTCTCTTTCCATACACAGCTCCTCCCCACGAAGACCCCCATTTACCCCCCGTGTGACGCCCCGCCGCTCCCCACAGCCCCCGACCCCTCCCGCCCGCTCCCATTCGTCCAGCCCTCCCCGACAGCCGCCCGGCGCTCACGCCGGCTTCTCCCGCAGGTGCTGGTGGTGCTGGCTGTCGGGGGCTGGGGCCCTGGCTCCCTGCAGCGGCCGCTGTTTTTGGCCGTGCGCCTCGCCTCATGGAACCAGATCCTGGACCCCTGGGTGTACATCCTGCTGCGCCAGGCCGTGCTGCGCCAGCTGCTCCGCCTCCTGCCCCTGAGGGCTGGCACCAAGGGCGGCCCCGCGGGGCTTGGCCCAACCAGGAGCGCCTGGGACGCCAGCTCGCTGCGCAGCTCCCGACACAGCAGTCTCAGCCACTTCTAGGCGCCCGGGGCCCCAGCGGCTAAGCCCACCACCCCGGGCCGGCCCGGGTCCGCAGCGCGGAGCCTTCAGGGAATAAGGCCGTTTTGTGGACACGCCCAGGGCGGTGTGCGCCGTCGGGGCTGCAGCACCCTGGCGGCCGCGCGGCGCCTCTGCGGAGCGCAGTTCCGGGACTCGCCACGCGGGGGCGCACACGCCGGAGCCCAGCTGCGCGAGCATGCGCACAACGCCACGGCCCCGGGCTGGGGCTCCGCCGGAGCAGAGTGGGGGCTTCGAGGGGCGCTTCTTGCCCCTGGCGCCGCCGGCACTGACTCTCGCAACCATTCGCTCATAACGGCCCTGGGCTCCCCCGACACAGCCCCAAGGCCCTACCCCTAAACCACATTCCATCACAGCCGCGAGCCCCCTCCCACCGCGGCCTGCCCACGCTCCCCACCCCAGTAACAGTCCCCGGCACCCCTCCCCTGATCCTCTTCAGATGACCCCCACGTAACCCAGAGCGTCTCCCTGTCACTCACCATGCATCCGGCCACCCATCGGATCCGTCCCCCCaaccctccccacctccaagcACGGCCCCCACCACCATTACCGTAGCCCCCCACGATTACCACCCCGCCACCATTAACGTAGCCCCCCCACTACCCCCCCCCCGTTACTGCGCGCAAGAGGAGCCGAGGATGCATGGATGGGGCAAACCCCAAAGGCCTTTTTAAAAACTACGAACAGCTGGGTGGGTGGCTGGGCGGGTGGCTGGGCGGGGCGGGCTAGCAGCCCCCGGCCACGAAGTCGAAGTCCCGGAAGGCGGCCTGCTCCTTGGCCGAGAGCGGCCGCGCGTCGCGGGGCGGGCTCAGCGTGGGCGCCTCGCCCGTGAACTCCTCGTCGAAGTTGCTCACGTCGGTGCGGCCGGACAGCGTGGGCACGAAGGGCGGCGGCAGGCGCCGGGCCAGCAGGGCGTCCCAGCCCAGGGTCTGCGGGCGGAGGGCGGTCAGCGCGAGGCTGGGGCGCgcgaggggccggccccgcgccCACCCAGCCCTGGGGCTGCGGGGATCGGGGTGCGGCGTCAAAGACGGGGGGAAAGTGGGGTCCTGGGGGCTCAGGGCGGATGACAGCGAGTGCGGGGCCTGCTGGTC
Encoded here:
- the PTGER1 gene encoding prostaglandin E2 receptor EP1 subtype; the encoded protein is MGPGARNLLRCKHGRWVSEVGPRGPEVRQRQGGLELGSLVDRERGSEGRLRRGARDGEARGRGGGAIRNGQPGSFGIAMGRGSTEERHGVNPVLMSQEGATAGPSPTHGRRCALGSLTSPSSPLPSPAPDMSPCGPLNLSLAGEATTCAGPGAPNASAGPPSGLAGASPALPIFSMTLGAVSNVLALALLAQASGRLRRRRSAATFLLFVASLLATDLAGHVIPGALVLRLYTAGRSPAGGACHFLGGCMVFFGLCPLLLGCGMAVERCVGVTRPLLHAARVSAARARLAVAGLAGVALAVALLPLARLGRYELQYPGTWCFIGLGPAGGWRQALLAGLFAGLGLAALLAALVCNTLSGLALLRARWRRRSRRRPSASSPDSRRHWGARGPRSASASSTSSVASASGGSLGRGSARRARAHDVEMVGQLVGIMVVSCICWSPLLVLVVLAVGGWGPGSLQRPLFLAVRLASWNQILDPWVYILLRQAVLRQLLRLLPLRAGTKGGPAGLGPTRSAWDASSLRSSRHSSLSHF